In Quercus lobata isolate SW786 chromosome 12, ValleyOak3.0 Primary Assembly, whole genome shotgun sequence, a genomic segment contains:
- the LOC115971208 gene encoding uncharacterized protein LOC115971208, producing the protein MDYDDNDFQSQNLHLAGEGSTKFPPVLQPYALPKFDFDDSLQGHLRFDSLVETEVFLGIESNEDNQWIEDFSRGSSGIEFNSSAAESCSISRRNNVWSEATSSESVEMLLKSVGQEETILRQTIVEESDACDELGSLTKQMEPSLKHDDDILPKIGDDTDLKSTLPQDEIPENFSVLKEDIPVEPCVEDTSKTHEDEFSVDGRSGELDPNAVSVKGGLPMIEEDPFADSKSDVADRRDINPLVDEYVDHRTQEDFSASGMQVDNKVPCAQNIISSGGELNDEDLQHEIDDVGNMNLDGLQTRNDERKEEFHVLSREAENLDGNAVESGTFHLENPLGSTSKVESVEEGNDIENRIINVEEPSSMVNKVVSALHTAEQCTQDVDSRIPVETRKCDAVLFKDKEFGEPSKVNTHEVSPMAFEGDTNFEGYAVQVSGPEAGISASVEPKVDAIVQLTYGQESVVEKDNLLESSQQLDNEILVSKSEASLSSKEDNKVSKVEDKENSSSHMGGISSVTVCSSAELLREACETGTLKVGQVVFGVSRENLVAEDHVSSSILDESTQICEADKIYGQGDVHKCDIDVSISDEKSTKLPSESSNMDCVVDGSLIVDKGAGTSSHCEGSAGNEPVILLDVTVSNESALNATLENAKVASFDMTGVLQPSENVKTIDGVGDYKEVITVSSVGGFTYSDKESTATKISTEARLSTLKESSELETEPGPASESEKDASFDTVGKLLQKTVHQSLPKADTCNAEIQSEVQTVVVNEVNQECIRGTEVHAVICDVAAKEGGAADAVTFLEKREEATVEENLEKASSEASGSLSSAICAMESGSASSNPDKPTGSPNIITTTELSQSEKEKEGVRALTEEEVNRSTDKKAPVAEIDDVETSNSLSVSGDPKGKDSSKDEQSFSFEIGSLADLSKKDTGKNSQPFPSISAGKVLPIVEGSPSTSGLGQMDAKISQDNSTGSPQVSEGQITRGGSKGTHERKTRRASGKTAIGKETPKRGNHVKETTPTKQSERGDKAATASLSPSAIFQFVQSREMQHYGHVEGNSTKPIFVITASASSLPDLNTSASPSTLFQQPFTDLQQVQLRAQIFVYGALIQGTAPEEAHMISAFGGPDGGRNVWENAWRACMERLHSQKSHPVTPETPLPSRSGARAPDQASKQSTLQSKGVSSPLGRTSSKGTPTVVNSMIPLSSPLWSMPMPSGDALQSSVMQRGSVMDYQQTHSPLHPFQTPPARNFVGHNTPWISQGPFRGPWMASPQTSAPDASTRLPNTEAIKLTPVKEFSVPHSSGIKHPVVHSGVPTSTSLLDPKKVTASPGKNSTDPKSRKRRKNPVSEDLGQIVLQSQSQPEPVSTPAVTTHLPTSVAFTMPTGFASKATSEKFVISESPISSMDHLQKKADQDVQQRASLSEETLSKVKEARSQAEDAAVLSAAAVSHSQEVWSQLEERKNSGLVSDVEAKLASAAVAVAAAAAVAKAAAAAAKVASNAALQAKLMAEEALVLNGYGNPSQSTGTSLPDSMNILGQATPASILKGDNRTNTSSSIIIAAKEAVRKRVEAASAATKRAENMDAIVKAAELAAEAISQAGKIVAMGDPLPLTELLEFGPEGYWKVSRESTELVGKSIEVNREQLSNDIVGEGPDTSTKHQKDGPSVKETKSTTHEKSHLQTEMPKESMVDHMRLVDGISAPIPTNETDSRVQKGRKVSDLAKTIGVVPESEIGSRSTVRNEYEKAAETFKEDSIKEGSHVEVLKDTDGFKAAWFTANVLSLEDGKAYVCYTELQTDNVEGQLKEWVSLQGEGDKVPKIRTARPVTIMRYEGTRKRRRAAMGDYNWSVGDRVDAWIRDSWCEGIITEKNKKDETELTVHFPAQGETSVVRAWHLRPSLIWKDGEWIEWSNLRENVSASHEGDMPQEKRIKLGSPAAEAKGKDKMLESKGVVELGKSEESRLLDLSENEKLFNVGKNTRNENKPDALRTLRTGLQKEGSRVVIGVPKPGKKRKFMEVSKHYVADRGNKINEPNDSVKFVKYLMPQGSGSRGWKNSTKSSILKEKRVAETKPRGLKTGKPLSVSGRTVPAKDNLSINAVSAPDDGTLTNHLAKVKDSVSHAENASGKHNQFDIGSLSSTLGTAEGPILFSSRASSSDGSSKKVSTSNAKSERANKGKLAPAGGKLAKIEEDKIFNGSSAKSTSEVVEPRRSNRRIQPTSRLLEGLQSSLIISKIPSVSHDKGHKSSNRNASRGNNHG; encoded by the exons ATGGATTATGATGACAATGATTTTCAAAGCCAGAATCTTCATTTAGCTGGTGAAGGAAGCACCAAATTTCCACCGGTTTTGCAGCCATATGCTCTTCCCAAGTTTGATTTTGACGACAGCCTTCAGGGGCATTTAAGGTTTGATAGCTTGGTTGAAACAGAAGTTTTTCTTGGCATTGAAAGTAACGAGGATAACCAGTGGATTGAAGATTTCTCTCGGGGGAGTAGTGGGATAGAGTTCAATTCAAGTGCAGCTGAATCTTGCTCTATATCAAGGCGTAACAATGTTTGGTCTGAGGCCACTTCCTCAGAATCTGTTGAAATGCTATTAAAATCCGTCGGGCAGGAGGAAACTATTCTCAGACAAACTATTGTTGAGGAGTCAGATGCATGTGATGAACTTGGTTCCTTAACCAAGCAAATGGAGCCTAGTCTGAAACATGATGATGACATTCTTCCTAAAATAGGGGATGATACAGATTTAAAGTCTACATTACCACAGGATGAGATTCCTGAAAACTTTTCTGTGTTAAAAGAAGATATACCAGTTGAGCCTTGTGTTGAAGATACTTCAAAAACTCATGAAGATGAGTTTTCTGTGGATGGAAGATCAGGTGAACTGGATCCAAATGCTGTCAGTGTAAAGGGTGGCTTACCTATGATTGAGGAAGATCCGTTTGCTGATAGCAAATCTGATGTTGCAGATAGAAGAGATATCAATCCTTTGGTTGATGAATATGTGGATCATAGGACCCAAGAAGATTTTTCTGCTTCAGGGATGCAAGTTGATAATAAGGTTCCCTGTGCACAAAATATCATTTCAAGTGGTGGTGAGCTGAACGATGAAGATCTCCAACATGAGATAGATGATGTTGGCAATATGAATTTGGATGGATTGCAAACAAGAAATGATGAGCGAAAGGAAGAATTTCATGTACTGAGCAGAGAGGCAGAGAATTTGGATGGCAATGCAGTTGAAAGTGGTACCTTTCATTTGGAAAACCCTCTTGGCTCAACCTCAAAGGTAGAATCTGTGGAAGAAGGAAATGATATTGAAAATCGTATCATTAATGTGGAGGAACCTTCTAGTATGGTAAACAAGGTTGTTTCTGCCTTGCATACAGCGGAACAATGCACACAGGATGTAGATTCCAGAATTCCTGTGGAGACCAGGAAATGTGATGCGGTTTTGTTCAAAGACAAAGAGTTTGGTGAACCTTCTAAAGTAAATACACATGAGGTCTCACCAATGGCCTTTGAAGGTGATACTAATTTTGAGGGTTATGCAGTGCAAGTCAGTGGTCCTGAAGCTGGGATCTCTGCAAGTGTTGAGCCAAAGGTGGATGCCATTGTGCAGCTAACATATGGACAGGAAAGTGTTGTTGAGAAAGATAATTTGTTAGAAAGTAGTCAACAATTAGATAATGAGATTTTAGTAAGTAAATCTGAGGCATCTTTGTCATCCAAGGAGGATAATAAAGTTTCCAAAGTTGAAGATAAAGAAAACAGTAGTAGTCATATGGGAGGTATTTCTTCTGTGACAGTGTGTTCTTCAGCTGAATTGCTTAGGGAAGCATGTGAGACTGGAACTCTGAAAGTTGGTCAGGTTGTTTTTGGAGTGTCTAGGGAGAATCTGGTTGCTGAAGACCATGTCTCGTCTTCCATTCTGGATGAATCCACTCAAATATGTGAAGCAGATAAAATCTATGGACAAGGTGATGTTCATAAATGTGATATAGATGTTTCGATTAGTGATGAGAAGAGCACAAAGTTGCCATCTGAATCTAGTAACATGGATTGTGTGGTGGATGGATCTCTTATCGTTGATAAGGGAGCTGGGACCTCATCTCATTGTGAAGGTAGTGCTGGAAATGAGCCCGTTATACTACTTGATGTCACTGTTAGCAATGAATCAG cattaaatgcTACCTTGGAAAATGCTAAGGTGGCATCCTTTGACATGACTGGTGTTCTCCAGCCTTCTGAGAATGTTAAGACTATAGATGGGGTTGGTGATTATAAAGAGGTTATAACAGTATCTTCTGTTGGGGGTTTTACTTACTCTGATAAGGAGTCTACTGCAACCAAAATATCTACAGAAGCAAGATTATCTACTTTGAAGGAATCTTCAGAATTGGAAACTGAGCCAGGTCCTGCTTCTGAAAGTGAAAAAGATGCATCTTTTGATACTGTTGGAAAGCTTTTACAAAAGACAGTTCATCAATCGCTGCCAAAGGCAGATACTTGTAATGCAGAAATTCAGAGTGAAGTTCAAACAGTGGTTGTTAATGAAGTTAACCAGGAATGCATTAGGGGGACTGAAGTGCATGCTGTTATCTGTGATGTAGCAGCAAAAGAGGGTGGTGCTGCTGATGCAGTAACTTTTCTTGAAAAGCGTGAGGAGGCGACTGTAGAAGAGAATCTTGAAAAGGCATCCTCAGAAGCTTCAG GTTCCTTATCTTCTGCTATTTGTGCAATGGAAAGTGGAAGTGCTTCTAGCAATCCTGATAAACCTACTGGTTCCCCTAATATTATAACTACTACCGAGCTTTCTCAGagtgaaaaggaaaaggagggaGTGAGGGCATTAACAGAGGAAGAAGTTAACAGGTCCACTGATAAGAAAGCCCCGGTTGCTgagattgatgatgtagaaacTAGCAATTCTTTGTCAGTTTCTGGGGATCCAAAAGGAAAGGACAGTTCCAAAGATGAGCAGAGCTTCTCTTTTGAGATTGGTTCATTGGCAGATTTGTCTAAAAAAGACACTGGAAAGAATTCACAACCCTTTCCTTCTATTTCTGCTGGCAAAGTATTGCCG ATTGTAGAGGGTTCTCCTTCAACTTCTGGTTTAGGCCAAATGGATGCCAAGATATCACAAGATAATTCTACTGGAAGTCCACAAGTATCTGAAGGACAGATTACACGTGGTGGTTCAAAAGGTACTCATGAGCGTAAGACAAGGCGGGCATCTGGTAAGACGGCAATTGGAAAGGAAACTCCTAAAAGGGGAAATCATGTGAAAGAAACAACTCCTACAAAACAATCAGAAAGAGGAGATAAAGCAGCTACTGCATCCCTGAGCCCATCTGCAATTTTCCAGTTTGTGCAATCCAGGGAAATGCAGcattatgggcatgtagaaggcAATAGTACAAAGCCAATTTTTGTTATCACTGCTTCGGCATCTAGTCTGCCAGATTTGAATACTTCAGCTTCACCATCTACATTGTTTCAGCAACCTTTCACGGATTTACAGCAAGTGCAATTGCGTGCTCAGATCTTTGTGTATGGAGCTTTGAT TCAAGGAACAGCACCTGAAGAGGCACATATGATATCAGCATTTGGTGGACCTG ATGGTGGAAGGAATGTTTGGGAGAATGCCTGGCGTGCATGCATGGAAAGGCTACACAGTCAAAAGTCTCATCCCGTTACCCCTGAAACCCCATTGCCATCACGTTCTG GTGCTAGGGCTCCTGATCAAGCAAGCAAGCAAAGTACACTTCAAAGTAAAGGTGTCTCCTCACCTCTTGGTCGAACCAGCAGCAAGGGTACTCCAACAGTTGTAAATTCGATGATACCTCTTTCATCACCATTGTGGAGTATGCCTATGCCTTCTGGTGATGCCTTGCAATCTAGTGTCATGCAAAGAGGTTCAGTCATGGATTATCAGCAGACACATAGTCCATTGCATCCTTTTCAGACTCCTCCAGCTAGAAACTTTGTTGGACATAACACTCCGTGGATATCTCAGGGCCCCTTTCGTGGTCCCTGGATGGCTTCTCCACAAACTTCTGCACCTGATGCCAGTACTCGTTTACCTAACACAGAAGCAATTAAGTTGACTCCTGTCAAAGAATTTTCTGTGCCGCATTCCTCTGGTATAAAGCATCCAGTGGTTCATAGTGGGGTCCCTACTAGCACTTCCCTGCTTGATCCAAAAAAGGTAACAGCATCACCTGGAAAGAATTCTACAGATCCGAAGtctagaaaaagaagaaaaaatccaGTTTCTGAGGATCTTGGTCAGATTGTTTTGCAGTCTCAATCTCAACCTGAGCCAGTTTCAACCCCTGCTGTTACTACACATCTGCCCACTTCTGTTGCCTTTACAATGCCCACTGGTTTTGCATCTAAAGCCACTTcagaaaaatttgttatatcTGAATCTCCTATATCATCCATGGATCACCTCCAAAAAAAGGCAGACCAGGATGTACAGCAGAGGGCTAGTTTGTCAGAGGAAACCCTTAGTAAAGTTAAGGAGGCTAGATCACAGGCGGAGGATGCTGCTGTCCTCTCTGCAGCTGCTGTTAGTCACAGCCAAGAAGTTTGGAGTCAATTGGAAGAGCGAAAAAATTCTGGATTGGTGTCAGATGTTGAAGCTAAATTAGCTTCTGCAGCTGTTGCAGTAGCAGCCGCTGCTGCTGTTGCAAAGGCAGCAGCTGCAGCAGCCAAGGTCGCATCAAATGCTGCACTGCAAGCAAAGTTAATGGCTGAAGAAGCACTTGTTTTGAATGGTTATGGCAATCCTAGTCAAAGTACTGGAACTTCTCTTCCTGATAGTATGAATATTTTGGGACAGGCTACTCCTGCATCCATTCTGAAGGGTGATAACAGAACAAACACCTCCAGTTCAATCATTATAGCTGCTAAGGAGGCTGTTAGAAAAAGGGTTGAAGCTGCTTCTGCTGCCACTAAAAGAGCTGAAAATATGGATGCGATTGTAAAAGCTGCTGAGCTGGCAGCAGAGGCCATATCACAAGCTGGAAAGATTGTTGCAATGGGTGATCCTTTGCCGCTGACTGAACTGCTGGAGTTTGGTCCAGAGGGTTATTGGAAAGTATCCAGAGAATCTACTGAGCTTGTTGGGAAATCAATTGAGGTAAATAGAGAACAATTAAGCAATGATATTGTTGGAGAGGGTCCAGATACTTCTACAAAGCATCAAAAAGACGGACCATCGGTGAAAGAAACTAAGAGTACTACACATGAGAAGTCACATCTTCAAACAGAGATGCCAAAGGAGTCAATGGTGGATCATATGAGATTGGTAGATGGAATTTCAGCGCCTATTCCAACTAATGAAACAGATTCAAGAGTTCAAAAGGGCCGAAAAGTTTCTGATTTGGCAAAAACCATTGGTGTGGTTCCTGAATCTGAGATTGGATCAAGATCTACTGTTCGGAATGAGTATGAAAAGGCAGCAGAAACTTTTAAAGAGGACAGCATCAAGGAGGGTTCACATGTAGAG GTTCTTAAAGATACAGATGGATTTAAAGCAGCTTGGTTCACGGCCAATGTATTGAGTTTGGAGGATGGGAAAGCATATGTCTGTTACACTGAACTTCAGACAGACAATG TGGAGGGACAGCTGAAGGAATGGGTGTCGCTCCAAGGCGAAGGAGACAAAGTGCCAAAAATACGCACTGCCCGTCCTGTTACTATCATGCGATATGAAGGAACAAGGAAGAGACGTAGAGCAGCTATGGGAGATTATAATTGGTCTGTTGGAGATAGAGTTGATGCATGGATTAGAGACAG CTGGTGCGAAGGGATTATCACtgaaaagaacaagaaagatGAGACTGAATTAACTGTCCATTTTCCAG CTCAAGGAGAAACATCAGTTGTAAGAGCCTGGCATCTTCGGCCGTCTCTCATTTGGAAGGATGGGGAATGGATAGAATGGTCCAATTTGCGAGAAAATGTCAGTGCTTCCCATGAG GGTGATATGCCACAGGAAAAACGAATAAAGTTGGGCAGTCCAGCAGCAGAGGCCAAAGGGAAGGATAAGATGTTAGAAAGTAAGGGTGTTGTAGAATTAGGGAAATCTGAGGAGTCAAGATTACTGGATTTATCAGAGAATGAAAAGTTGTTTAATGTTGGTAAGAACACCAGAAACGAGAATAAGCCTGATGCTCTCAGAACATTACGGACTGGTTTGCAGAAGGAAGGATCAAGAGTTGTTATTGGTGTTCCTAAGCCtggaaagaagagaaaattcaTGGAAGTAAGCAAACATTATGTTGCAGATCGGGGCAATAAAATTAATGAACCAAATGATTCAGTTAAATTTGTGAAATATTTGATGCCTCAAGGCTCAGGATCCCGTGGATGGAAAAATAGTACTAAAAGTAGTATTTTAAAGGAAAAACGAGTAGCTGAAACCAAGCCCAGAGGTCTTAAGACTGGAAAACCACTAAGTGTTTCAGGTAGAACTGTTCCAGCAAAGGACAACCTCTCAATTAATGCAGTTTCTGCTCCTGATGATGGCACTCTGACAAATCACTTAGCAAAAGTCAAGGATTCTGTAAGCCATGCTGAGAATGCATCAGGAAAGCATAACCAGTTTGATATTGGATCGCTCTCTAGCACTCTGGGAACCGCAGAGGgcccaattttattttcttcacgGGCTTCTTCATCAGATGGATCCTCCAAGAAAGTTTCCACATCAAATGCCAAATCTGAGAGGGCTAATAAAGGAAAACTTGCACCAGCTGGTGGAAAGTTAGCCAAAATTGAGGAGGACAAAATCTTTAATGGTAGTTCTGCAAAATCAACCTCTGAAGTTGTTGAGCCTCGTAGATCTAATCGCAGAATTCAACCAACATCAAGA CTATTGGAAGGATTACAAAGCTCATTGATCATCTCAAAGATTCCCTCTGTTTCGCATGACAAGGGCCACAAAAGTTCAAATAGGAATGCTTCTAGAG GGAATAACCATGGCTGA